A single genomic interval of Neisseria leonii harbors:
- a CDS encoding ChuX/HutX family heme-like substrate-binding protein: MNLWQRYQENKAHRQGMYFPREGAADLGVSEGALMTDAPETVYLGGKEAVRDIVLRLHTLGRVQCVVRNSVCVHEKQGVYENVSISPASGIAINIGGIDLRIFAARWHHVLAVTSHEGGRVGRSVQFYDEFGTAIQKVFMKEDGRESEWQALIEAFQTASRPEFLGGERPPVEPAAVLSPDREAAFRERWSELKDVHHFGGLLETFGLDRQAAYRHAPAGSTRLLDQGAWQQVLEQAKEQGLEIMIFSGNRGIVQIQTGRVHNIVRARGYLNVLDGREEGFSLHLKDDEIAETWVVRRPIRDGFVTCVEGFDRRRKTVIQIFGRRQEGEPESAVWRGITDGLLQTA; encoded by the coding sequence ATGAATCTCTGGCAGCGGTATCAGGAAAACAAGGCACACAGGCAGGGGATGTATTTCCCCCGCGAAGGAGCGGCCGACTTGGGGGTGAGCGAAGGCGCACTGATGACGGACGCGCCGGAAACGGTTTATCTCGGCGGCAAAGAGGCGGTGCGCGATATTGTGCTGCGGCTGCACACTTTGGGACGGGTGCAGTGTGTGGTGCGCAACAGCGTGTGCGTACATGAAAAGCAGGGTGTCTATGAAAATGTGAGCATTTCGCCTGCTTCGGGCATTGCCATCAATATCGGGGGTATCGACCTGCGTATTTTTGCTGCACGCTGGCATCATGTGTTGGCGGTTACGTCGCACGAAGGCGGCAGGGTCGGCCGTTCGGTGCAGTTTTACGATGAATTCGGTACCGCTATTCAGAAAGTATTTATGAAAGAAGACGGCCGCGAATCCGAATGGCAGGCATTGATTGAGGCTTTTCAGACGGCCTCCCGGCCTGAATTCCTCGGCGGAGAGCGGCCGCCTGTCGAACCTGCTGCGGTTTTGTCTCCCGATAGGGAAGCGGCCTTTCGGGAACGCTGGTCGGAATTGAAAGACGTACATCACTTCGGCGGTCTGCTGGAAACTTTCGGCCTGGACCGTCAAGCCGCCTACCGCCATGCCCCCGCAGGCAGCACCCGCCTGTTGGATCAGGGTGCTTGGCAGCAGGTGTTGGAGCAGGCGAAAGAACAAGGCCTGGAAATCATGATTTTTTCCGGCAATCGGGGCATTGTTCAGATTCAGACCGGCCGGGTACACAATATCGTGCGGGCGCGCGGTTATCTGAATGTGCTCGACGGCAGAGAAGAAGGTTTCAGCCTGCATCTGAAAGACGACGAAATCGCCGAAACCTGGGTGGTGCGCCGCCCGATACGCGACGGATTCGTCACCTGTGTGGAAGGCTTCGACCGCCGCCGCAAAACCGTGATTCAGATTTTCGGCAGACGGCAGGAGGGCGAACCTGAATCGGCCGTGTGGCGCGGCATCACCGACGGCCTGTTGCAGACGGCCTGA
- a CDS encoding mechanosensitive ion channel domain-containing protein — protein sequence MWQTIQQFFLNPPLRTDIAASLLLLPAIWLLRELAVQLYFRRHPDLDIEGKRRVLVGSRNVGLLLFIFGLFAVWAAQIQTFALSMVALAAATVLATKELIMCLLGSLLRFTTRQYSVGDYITVNQMRGRVVDINLFNTLMMQIGPHDLIGQLSGKTISFPNSLLLSAPVSRDNTLGAYVVHTLDIPVPIHLDSDQIIPVLEDVLHRACDPYIAQMTEYFEAVQVQTMFITPAAVPRVSRVPHDDKVYHIVVRFASPLPKRLEIQQAVLDAYIRVQYRLLHPGQTA from the coding sequence ATGTGGCAGACTATCCAGCAATTTTTTCTCAACCCGCCGCTGCGCACCGACATTGCTGCCTCGCTGCTGTTGCTGCCCGCCATCTGGCTGCTGCGCGAGCTGGCGGTGCAGCTGTATTTCCGCCGCCACCCCGATCTGGACATCGAGGGCAAACGGCGGGTGCTGGTGGGCAGCCGCAATGTGGGTCTGCTGCTGTTTATTTTCGGCCTGTTTGCCGTGTGGGCGGCGCAAATCCAGACTTTCGCCCTGTCGATGGTCGCTTTGGCCGCCGCCACCGTGCTGGCGACCAAAGAACTGATTATGTGCCTGCTGGGCAGCCTGCTGCGCTTTACCACGCGGCAATATTCGGTGGGCGACTACATCACGGTTAATCAGATGCGCGGCCGCGTGGTCGATATTAATCTGTTCAATACGCTGATGATGCAGATCGGCCCGCACGACTTAATCGGCCAGCTGTCCGGCAAAACCATCTCGTTTCCCAACAGTCTGCTGCTCTCGGCTCCGGTGTCGCGCGACAATACTTTGGGCGCGTATGTGGTGCACACTTTGGATATTCCTGTGCCGATCCATCTGGATTCGGATCAGATTATTCCCGTTTTGGAAGACGTGCTGCACCGCGCCTGCGATCCGTATATTGCGCAGATGACGGAATATTTCGAAGCCGTTCAGGTGCAGACCATGTTTATCACACCGGCCGCCGTGCCGCGCGTCAGCCGCGTGCCGCACGACGACAAGGTTTACCATATCGTCGTGCGCTTTGCATCGCCGCTGCCCAAACGTCTGGAAATCCAGCAGGCGGTACTCGATGCCTATATCCGCGTGCAGTACCGCCTGCTCCATCCCGGGCAGACGGCATAG
- the purD gene encoding phosphoribosylamine--glycine ligase: protein MKLLLIGSGGREHALAWKLAQSPQVSAVFVAPGNAGTAQEPKLHNLALTAHEDLIAFCRREEIAFTVVGPEAPLAAGIVDDFRAAGLAVFGPTRAAAQLESSKDFAKAFMARHGIPTAQYQTFDNAEAAHAYIDAKGAPIVIKADGLAAGKGVIVAQTAAEAHAAVDDMLLGNKMGNAGARVVIEDFLQGEEASFIVMVDGDNVLPMATSQDHKRLLDNDQGPNTGGMGAYSPAPVVTPAVYRRVMDEIILPTVRGMKADGNEFTGFLYAGLMIDAAGAPRTIEFNCRFGDPETQPVMSRLDSDLAELVAAALARRLDSVEARWKEETAVGVVLAAQNYPDSPKKGDVITGIEAADSVGKVFHAGTAADESGRILTAGGRVLCVVGLGQGVAEAKTRAYAALSHIHFDGMQYRTDIADKAVKRL, encoded by the coding sequence ATGAAATTACTGCTGATCGGCAGCGGCGGCCGCGAACACGCGCTGGCCTGGAAACTGGCACAGTCGCCCCAAGTGTCCGCCGTATTCGTCGCCCCCGGCAATGCCGGTACCGCCCAAGAACCCAAACTGCACAATCTCGCCCTCACCGCCCATGAAGACCTGATTGCGTTCTGCCGCCGAGAAGAAATTGCCTTTACCGTCGTCGGCCCCGAAGCACCGCTGGCCGCCGGTATTGTGGACGACTTCCGCGCTGCCGGACTGGCCGTTTTCGGCCCCACCCGCGCCGCCGCGCAATTGGAAAGCTCGAAAGATTTCGCCAAAGCCTTTATGGCACGCCACGGCATTCCCACCGCACAATACCAAACGTTCGACAACGCCGAAGCCGCACACGCCTATATCGATGCCAAAGGCGCGCCGATTGTGATTAAGGCCGACGGTCTGGCGGCAGGAAAAGGCGTGATTGTCGCGCAAACGGCGGCCGAAGCGCACGCCGCCGTCGACGATATGCTGCTGGGCAACAAAATGGGCAACGCCGGTGCGCGCGTGGTGATTGAAGATTTTCTGCAAGGCGAAGAAGCCAGCTTTATCGTGATGGTGGACGGCGACAACGTACTGCCAATGGCCACCAGCCAGGACCACAAACGCCTGCTCGACAACGACCAAGGCCCCAACACGGGCGGCATGGGTGCGTACAGCCCCGCGCCGGTGGTTACCCCCGCCGTTTACCGCCGCGTGATGGACGAAATCATTCTGCCCACGGTGCGCGGCATGAAGGCCGACGGCAACGAATTTACCGGCTTTTTATACGCCGGCCTGATGATTGATGCCGCAGGCGCGCCCCGCACGATTGAATTCAACTGCCGCTTCGGCGACCCTGAAACCCAGCCGGTCATGAGCCGCTTGGACAGCGATTTGGCCGAACTGGTGGCCGCCGCTTTGGCGCGCAGGCTCGACAGCGTCGAAGCCCGCTGGAAAGAAGAAACGGCCGTGGGCGTGGTGCTGGCGGCGCAAAACTATCCCGACAGCCCGAAAAAAGGCGATGTCATTACCGGTATCGAAGCGGCCGACAGTGTGGGCAAAGTTTTCCACGCGGGCACTGCCGCCGACGAAAGCGGCCGGATTCTGACCGCCGGCGGCCGCGTGCTGTGCGTGGTGGGGCTGGGACAAGGCGTTGCCGAAGCCAAAACCCGCGCCTACGCCGCCCTGTCGCATATCCATTTCGACGGTATGCAGTACCGCACCGATATTGCCGACAAAGCCGTCAAGCGGCTGTAA
- the murA gene encoding UDP-N-acetylglucosamine 1-carboxyvinyltransferase, producing MDKLKISANGPLNGEITISGAKNAALPLMCAGLLTSGTLRLKNVPMLADVKTTQKLLQGMGARVLTDNISEFEINGGTVNNTVAPYELVKTMRASILVLGPTLARFGEAQVSLPGGCAIGSRPVDQHLKGLETMGAEITIEHGYVKAKGRLKGARVVMDVVTVGGTENLLMAATLAEGTTVLENCAIEPEVVDLAECLVKMGAKISGIGTSTMTVEGVAELHGCSHSVVPDRIEAGTFLCAVAMTGGKVVLRNAAPKTMEVVLDKLVEAGAIIEAGDDWIAIDMQQRPKAVDIRTVVHPGFPTDMQAQFMAMNAVAEGTGRVVETIFENRFMHVPELNRMGADISTEGNTAIVKGVAKLSGATVMATDLRASASLVMAGLVAEGETVVEHIYHLDRGYEFIEKKLGGVGAKIERTA from the coding sequence ATGGACAAACTGAAAATTTCCGCCAACGGCCCGCTCAACGGCGAAATCACCATATCGGGCGCGAAAAACGCCGCCCTGCCGCTGATGTGCGCCGGCCTGCTCACGTCCGGCACACTGCGCCTGAAAAACGTGCCGATGCTGGCCGATGTGAAAACCACCCAAAAACTGTTGCAGGGCATGGGCGCACGCGTGCTGACCGACAATATTTCCGAATTTGAAATCAACGGCGGCACAGTCAACAACACCGTCGCCCCCTACGAGCTGGTCAAAACCATGCGCGCCTCAATTCTGGTACTCGGTCCCACGCTGGCACGTTTCGGCGAAGCCCAAGTCAGCCTGCCGGGCGGCTGCGCCATCGGTTCGCGCCCCGTCGACCAGCATCTGAAAGGGCTGGAAACCATGGGTGCCGAAATCACCATCGAACACGGCTATGTGAAAGCCAAAGGCCGTCTGAAAGGCGCGCGCGTGGTGATGGACGTGGTAACCGTGGGCGGTACGGAAAACCTGCTGATGGCCGCCACGCTGGCCGAGGGAACCACTGTTTTGGAAAACTGCGCCATCGAGCCGGAAGTCGTCGATCTGGCCGAATGTCTGGTCAAAATGGGCGCGAAAATCAGCGGCATCGGCACGTCCACCATGACGGTGGAAGGCGTGGCCGAACTGCACGGCTGTTCGCATTCGGTCGTTCCCGACCGCATCGAAGCCGGCACCTTCCTCTGCGCCGTGGCGATGACCGGCGGCAAAGTCGTTTTGCGCAACGCCGCGCCGAAAACCATGGAAGTGGTGTTGGACAAACTGGTCGAAGCCGGCGCCATCATCGAGGCGGGCGACGACTGGATTGCCATCGATATGCAGCAACGCCCCAAAGCCGTCGATATCCGCACCGTCGTCCACCCCGGTTTTCCCACCGATATGCAGGCACAGTTTATGGCGATGAACGCCGTGGCCGAAGGCACCGGCCGCGTGGTGGAAACCATTTTTGAAAACCGCTTTATGCACGTGCCCGAACTGAACCGCATGGGCGCGGATATTTCCACCGAAGGCAACACCGCGATTGTCAAAGGCGTGGCCAAACTCTCCGGTGCCACCGTGATGGCCACCGACCTGCGCGCTTCGGCCAGCCTGGTGATGGCCGGGCTGGTAGCCGAAGGTGAAACCGTGGTCGAACACATCTACCACCTCGACCGCGGCTACGAATTTATCGAAAAAAAACTCGGCGGCGTGGGCGCGAAAATCGAACGCACCGCCTGA
- a CDS encoding BolA family protein: MLTPEHVRALIEAVVPCEHLEVEGDGHHFFAVIVSSAFEGKARLARHRLIKDGLAEKLASNELHALSISTAATPAEWAAKA; this comes from the coding sequence ATGCTGACTCCCGAACACGTCCGCGCCCTGATCGAAGCGGTGGTTCCCTGCGAACACCTCGAAGTCGAAGGCGACGGCCACCACTTTTTCGCCGTCATTGTTTCGTCTGCCTTTGAAGGCAAAGCCCGTCTCGCGCGCCACCGCCTGATTAAAGACGGACTGGCCGAAAAACTGGCCTCCAACGAACTGCACGCCCTCTCCATCAGCACGGCGGCCACGCCGGCCGAATGGGCGGCCAAAGCCTGA